A single genomic interval of Lacrimispora sphenoides JCM 1415 harbors:
- a CDS encoding ABC transporter substrate-binding protein: MKKSEKSAKKHYLLGRTGILAALFGCTAAVILGGCAAKEKTPVDNTVHLGVMYSSDIVPLTIITEQELDKKYGVQLDMQVFSSAKDRDAALQAGELDGVFTDFIGLCMYQNAGLDVKATGCTDGDYVLLAGKDTGITSLENAAGKSIAISENTLIEYSLDYILTNAGLVDTYLDKQVVPRIPDRLEMLRNGKIDLVLLPEPFSTLAIKDGAVVLGSANTDGLYPAVSAFTKKAIDEKSDTIKKMYQAYDEAVDYLNTTPLKEYEATIIKAAGYPEELTGNIKLPDYRKNELPKAADLQAAVEWAAKKGLCSPDLKPDELVGELK, translated from the coding sequence ATGAAAAAATCAGAAAAAAGTGCTAAGAAACATTATTTATTAGGCCGCACGGGAATTCTTGCGGCATTGTTTGGCTGTACAGCGGCGGTTATCCTGGGCGGATGCGCCGCCAAAGAGAAGACACCCGTGGATAACACTGTTCATTTAGGTGTCATGTATTCTTCCGATATTGTCCCCCTTACCATCATAACGGAACAGGAGCTTGACAAAAAGTACGGAGTCCAATTGGATATGCAGGTATTCTCTTCTGCAAAGGACCGGGATGCTGCTCTTCAGGCAGGGGAATTAGATGGGGTGTTTACGGACTTCATCGGCCTGTGTATGTATCAGAATGCGGGACTTGACGTAAAAGCAACCGGATGCACTGACGGAGATTATGTGCTGCTGGCAGGAAAGGATACTGGAATCACTTCCCTGGAGAACGCGGCGGGAAAAAGCATTGCAATCTCGGAAAACACGCTGATCGAATATTCCCTGGATTATATTTTAACGAATGCCGGGTTAGTTGATACATATTTGGACAAGCAGGTGGTACCGCGGATCCCAGACAGGCTTGAAATGCTGCGAAACGGCAAGATCGATCTTGTTCTTCTGCCGGAACCATTCTCCACTCTGGCGATCAAGGATGGCGCGGTAGTTCTTGGGAGTGCCAATACTGACGGACTGTATCCGGCCGTATCTGCATTTACAAAGAAAGCCATTGATGAAAAATCCGATACCATAAAAAAGATGTATCAGGCATACGATGAAGCAGTTGATTATCTGAATACCACTCCGTTAAAAGAGTATGAAGCCACGATCATCAAGGCGGCAGGCTATCCGGAAGAACTCACCGGAAATATTAAGCTGCCGGACTATCGGAAAAATGAACTGCCAAAAGCGGCTGACTTACAGGCAGCTGTGGAATGGGCAGCTAAGAAGGGATTATGCAGCCCGGATTTAAAGCCTGATGAACTGGTGGGTGAATTGAAATAG
- a CDS encoding ABC transporter ATP-binding protein has protein sequence MLKVKDISVTYGKGGMNKIIDQMSWQLETGTVLAVAGPSGCGKSTMVHALAGILPYTGSITLDGNGLDPKTCSIGLIPQNYGLLPWKTVKENCLFTAKIRGNTHDLEMQLSSLCKDLGIDGLLERYPGTLSGGQAQRVALARAFLMNPELLLMDEPFAALDIVAALAARELFLRVWKEKKPTAVIVTHRVEDALYLAHNIAVMKRGGGLNFFCENPWQGVKRPSEAAYAELEQQITEKIIKADEI, from the coding sequence ATGCTGAAAGTAAAAGATATCTCTGTCACATATGGGAAAGGCGGGATGAATAAAATCATTGACCAGATGTCCTGGCAGCTGGAGACCGGAACGGTCCTGGCTGTTGCAGGTCCCTCCGGCTGCGGAAAATCCACCATGGTTCACGCACTGGCAGGTATACTGCCTTATACGGGCTCCATCACCCTGGATGGTAACGGGCTTGACCCCAAAACGTGTTCTATCGGGCTGATCCCTCAAAACTATGGGCTGCTGCCCTGGAAGACAGTAAAGGAAAACTGCCTGTTTACAGCCAAAATCCGTGGAAATACCCATGACCTGGAGATGCAGCTTTCCAGCCTGTGCAAAGACCTGGGGATTGACGGGCTATTGGAACGTTATCCAGGTACATTAAGCGGCGGCCAGGCGCAGCGTGTGGCTCTTGCAAGAGCCTTTCTTATGAATCCGGAGCTTCTCCTGATGGACGAGCCTTTCGCTGCACTGGATATTGTGGCGGCTCTTGCTGCAAGGGAACTGTTTCTGAGGGTCTGGAAGGAAAAAAAGCCCACTGCAGTCATAGTCACCCATCGGGTGGAAGACGCCCTTTACCTTGCCCATAATATCGCAGTTATGAAACGGGGCGGCGGCTTAAATTTTTTCTGTGAAAATCCATGGCAAGGTGTAAAACGTCCCTCAGAAGCAGCATATGCTGAGCTTGAACAGCAGATCACGGAGAAAATCATAAAGGCGGATGAGATATGA
- a CDS encoding ABC transporter permease, which translates to MRKKMWVFIKGFLLVNLLWFLLAALLSTSVLPGPLTVYYKFSQVINGGLWLHIGASLGRVTAGLILALLIGVPVGILMASSAIASRVLHPLVYFSYPVPKTALLPVCMLLLGLGNGSKILIIVLTTVFQIIVAVRDAAEHIDQGIYYVAKSAGARKRSILKDITLPAVLPELFTSIRIGTGTSLAILLIVEAYGTRWGMGYYILDAWSRINYIQMYGGIVIMSVVGAALFWILDGIQWALCKGTK; encoded by the coding sequence ATGAGAAAAAAAATGTGGGTCTTTATAAAAGGCTTTTTACTTGTAAATTTACTCTGGTTCCTTCTCGCTGCCCTTCTGTCCACCTCTGTGCTTCCAGGGCCGCTAACGGTCTACTACAAGTTCAGCCAGGTAATAAACGGAGGGCTTTGGCTTCATATAGGAGCCAGCTTAGGCCGTGTAACGGCAGGCCTAATCCTTGCCCTCCTCATCGGCGTACCTGTTGGAATCCTTATGGCCTCCTCTGCCATCGCCAGCCGCGTTCTTCACCCTCTGGTGTACTTTTCCTACCCGGTTCCCAAAACAGCGCTGCTTCCGGTCTGTATGCTGCTTTTAGGGCTTGGCAATGGCTCTAAAATTCTCATCATCGTCCTGACCACGGTATTCCAGATCATTGTGGCTGTCCGGGATGCGGCGGAGCATATTGATCAGGGAATTTATTATGTGGCAAAAAGCGCGGGCGCCCGCAAACGAAGTATCTTAAAGGATATTACCCTGCCTGCGGTGCTGCCGGAGCTGTTCACCAGCATTCGGATTGGAACAGGAACATCCTTAGCCATCCTTTTAATTGTAGAAGCTTATGGAACCCGCTGGGGGATGGGCTACTACATTCTGGACGCATGGTCCAGGATTAACTACATTCAGATGTACGGCGGCATTGTCATCATGTCGGTGGTAGGAGCAGCATTATTCTGGATTTTGGATGGAATTCAGTGGGCGTTGTGCAAGGGAACGAAGTAA
- a CDS encoding SAM-dependent methyltransferase, with product MQNFHVTPIGKINVNEDGMFIELEPKYIPALQALDGFSHLSVIWWFSDFDNEQMRNTIETSQPYKKSPAVMGIFATRSPVRPNPIALSTAQVIHIDYETGIIQIAYIDANDGTPVLDIKPYTPSLDRVETPSVPDWCCHWPMSLEESGTFHWEDEFNF from the coding sequence ATGCAAAATTTTCATGTAACCCCTATTGGTAAAATCAATGTCAACGAAGATGGAATGTTCATTGAGCTTGAACCGAAGTATATTCCCGCCTTGCAGGCGTTAGATGGGTTCAGCCATCTTAGTGTTATTTGGTGGTTCAGCGACTTTGATAACGAGCAAATGAGGAATACCATTGAAACCTCGCAACCTTATAAAAAATCTCCTGCAGTAATGGGTATATTCGCTACAAGATCGCCAGTTCGCCCTAATCCGATTGCACTGTCAACCGCACAAGTTATTCATATAGATTATGAAACGGGCATTATTCAAATTGCGTATATTGATGCGAATGATGGCACACCTGTACTTGATATAAAGCCATATACGCCGAGCCTGGACAGGGTGGAAACTCCCAGTGTACCAGATTGGTGCTGCCACTGGCCCATGAGTTTGGAGGAATCAGGAACCTTTCATTGGGAAGATGAATTTAATTTTTAA
- a CDS encoding MerR family transcriptional regulator has translation MFKIGEFSKLTQVSIRMLRYYDEAGLLTPAATDRFTNYRLYAAEQIPALNKIIFLRDLGFNVSEIAIALNHWEDGFISKLLEDKRLEIENVIKAEQEKLSKIELAKNDILREKMAINYNVSIKSIPSYQVFSLRRIVPDYYAEGQLWKEMSAFADKNNIPVSSDTFTIYHDRDYREKDVDMEICAPVARMGENINGFVFRNTEPVPNMACMMVYGPFENIAGAFLAFASWLQEHNQYKMIGQSRQIVHCGPWNEECPDKYLTEIQIPLERI, from the coding sequence ATGTTTAAAATAGGCGAGTTTTCTAAATTAACGCAAGTATCAATCCGTATGTTAAGGTATTACGATGAAGCAGGTCTTCTAACGCCTGCGGCAACCGATCGGTTCACCAATTACAGGTTATATGCTGCGGAGCAGATTCCCGCTTTGAATAAAATAATCTTCTTGAGGGATTTAGGTTTTAATGTTTCTGAAATTGCGATTGCCCTTAATCATTGGGAAGATGGGTTTATTTCAAAGCTGCTTGAAGATAAGCGCCTGGAAATCGAGAATGTAATTAAAGCAGAACAGGAGAAACTATCAAAAATTGAGTTAGCTAAGAATGATATTCTAAGAGAAAAGATGGCAATAAACTATAATGTTTCGATTAAATCCATTCCCAGTTATCAGGTATTTTCTTTAAGACGCATTGTTCCCGATTATTATGCAGAGGGGCAGTTGTGGAAAGAAATGTCGGCCTTTGCAGATAAAAATAACATTCCTGTTTCGAGCGATACTTTTACCATATATCATGATAGGGATTACAGAGAAAAGGATGTAGATATGGAAATATGTGCGCCTGTGGCCCGGATGGGGGAAAATATAAACGGGTTTGTGTTTCGTAATACGGAACCCGTTCCCAATATGGCTTGTATGATGGTCTATGGACCTTTTGAAAATATTGCGGGGGCATTTCTTGCTTTTGCAAGCTGGCTGCAGGAACATAACCAGTATAAAATGATCGGGCAAAGCAGGCAAATTGTTCACTGTGGACCATGGAATGAGGAATGCCCCGATAAATACCTGACTGAAATACAAATCCCGCTGGAAAGAATATAG
- a CDS encoding methyl-accepting chemotaxis protein, which yields MSIKKLIYNIMACLAILSILSTGLMFLFLDQNQSNGTIVNYCGVVRGATQRIMKLHLLDQPVEEQIAKVEKAMDGIIAGDKALGLPVPRDKELVSQMQEIRTYWKEQILPLLNDRQNEKLLENSEELFNKSNAAVSQAEKYSAQGIIKLKAISAITLVINLISIYFILMIIRRKILIPVKTLENGMERLSQGDLQSEIDYTSTNELGMLANSMRMSINTLSDYISRIGDSMKQMEQGNFDLPSQQYIGDFTNIGHSIETFTAQISETLDQLHQTSEQVSAGAEHVAASSQLLAVGAAEQNGAIDDLSHAVETIVTKIDYTTENASVFNTKAQTMGVSLDESEQQMRHLLQAMEGIQKNSEEIIKINKTIEDIAFQTNILALNAAVEAARAGDAGKGFAVVADEVRNLAAKSALAAKNTSELIDVSVRSVETGKDLTDSMATILSTVLMDAREIAAGIGEIQSASKEQSLSVSHITDSVDKISAVVQSNSATAQESAAASEELSAQAKVLSGLANQFTLKRM from the coding sequence GTGAGCATTAAGAAACTTATATACAACATAATGGCCTGCCTCGCAATTCTAAGCATTTTAAGTACTGGCCTGATGTTTCTGTTTTTGGACCAAAACCAAAGCAACGGAACGATTGTAAATTATTGCGGTGTTGTAAGAGGTGCAACACAGCGCATTATGAAGCTTCATTTACTTGATCAGCCGGTGGAAGAGCAGATCGCTAAGGTAGAGAAGGCCATGGATGGAATCATCGCAGGCGACAAAGCGCTTGGGCTTCCAGTGCCAAGAGACAAAGAGCTGGTTTCACAGATGCAGGAGATCCGTACATATTGGAAAGAGCAGATCCTGCCTCTTTTAAATGATAGACAGAATGAAAAGCTGTTGGAAAACAGTGAGGAGCTTTTTAACAAAAGCAATGCCGCTGTTTCTCAGGCTGAAAAATACTCCGCCCAGGGAATTATAAAGCTTAAGGCTATAAGCGCCATTACCCTGGTAATCAATCTGATCTCCATTTACTTTATTCTGATGATCATCCGCAGAAAAATCCTGATTCCGGTAAAAACCCTGGAAAATGGAATGGAGCGCCTGTCACAGGGTGATTTACAGAGCGAGATCGATTATACATCAACGAATGAACTGGGGATGCTGGCAAACAGCATGAGAATGTCCATTAACACGCTGTCCGACTATATTTCCCGCATTGGAGACTCCATGAAGCAGATGGAACAGGGGAATTTTGATTTGCCCTCCCAGCAGTATATTGGAGATTTTACCAATATCGGGCACTCCATTGAAACGTTTACCGCGCAGATTTCAGAGACCCTGGACCAGCTGCACCAGACCTCCGAGCAGGTATCTGCAGGCGCAGAGCATGTTGCGGCAAGTTCCCAGCTTCTGGCTGTGGGAGCTGCAGAGCAGAACGGCGCGATTGATGATTTATCCCATGCAGTAGAAACCATTGTAACAAAAATAGATTATACTACGGAAAACGCCAGTGTTTTTAACACCAAAGCCCAGACAATGGGTGTGAGCCTTGATGAGAGTGAGCAGCAGATGCGGCACCTGCTACAGGCTATGGAAGGGATCCAGAAAAATTCAGAGGAAATTATTAAGATTAACAAAACCATAGAGGACATTGCATTCCAAACCAATATCCTGGCATTAAATGCGGCTGTAGAAGCAGCAAGAGCAGGTGATGCAGGAAAGGGATTTGCCGTAGTGGCAGATGAAGTCAGGAATCTGGCGGCAAAGAGTGCGCTGGCGGCAAAAAACACTTCGGAACTTATAGACGTTTCTGTCAGATCGGTTGAAACGGGTAAGGATTTAACGGATTCCATGGCCACGATATTAAGCACTGTTTTAATGGATGCCAGAGAAATTGCAGCAGGTATCGGGGAGATCCAGTCGGCCTCTAAAGAGCAGAGCCTTTCTGTATCCCACATCACTGACAGTGTGGATAAGATTTCCGCAGTGGTACAATCCAATTCAGCAACCGCTCAGGAGAGCGCCGCTGCAAGCGAAGAGCTGTCTGCGCAGGCAAAGGTACTCAGCGGTCTGGCGAATCAGTTTACCTTAAAGAGAATGTGA
- a CDS encoding extracellular solute-binding protein, whose translation MKKTVKISAVLLAMALAATGCSSGKPADNSTAADTGKTEAAAQTTGEEDPVLVVYTARGESLNNAVIPEFEKDTGIKVEVVVAGTGELLKRAQSEKANPLGDIFWVADQTMLSASKDLFMEYVSSEDGNMIDAFKNTTGYFTPAFADPTVMIVNKDLKGDMKIDGFEDLLNPELKGKIAFGDPVNSSSAFQSLLAMLYGMGKDGDPLSDEAWAYVDKFIANLDGKMCNSSSQVYKGVAEGEYVVGLTWEDPAANYVKEGAAVEVIFPVEGAIFPGESVQILKDCKHPENAKKFVDYMLSEKIQNAVGSTLTVRPLRKDATLADYMKPQSEIKLFDNYDEGWVAEHKLEITNLFSEHMETSMD comes from the coding sequence ATGAAGAAAACAGTAAAAATTTCAGCAGTCTTATTAGCCATGGCATTGGCAGCTACCGGCTGCAGCTCCGGGAAACCGGCAGATAACAGCACGGCGGCAGATACCGGAAAAACCGAAGCCGCCGCTCAGACAACAGGGGAGGAAGATCCTGTTCTGGTCGTTTATACCGCCCGCGGCGAATCCTTAAACAATGCCGTGATTCCTGAATTTGAAAAAGACACCGGCATTAAAGTAGAGGTGGTCGTCGCCGGAACCGGAGAGCTGTTAAAGAGAGCTCAGTCAGAAAAAGCCAATCCGCTTGGCGATATCTTCTGGGTCGCCGACCAGACCATGTTATCCGCATCCAAAGACCTGTTCATGGAATATGTATCTTCCGAAGACGGCAACATGATCGATGCTTTCAAAAACACCACCGGTTATTTTACCCCTGCATTTGCAGATCCAACTGTCATGATCGTAAACAAGGACTTAAAAGGCGATATGAAGATCGATGGATTTGAAGATTTATTAAATCCTGAATTAAAAGGAAAAATTGCATTCGGCGATCCTGTAAACTCCAGTTCCGCATTCCAGTCATTACTGGCTATGCTTTACGGTATGGGCAAAGACGGCGATCCCCTTTCAGACGAAGCATGGGCCTATGTAGACAAGTTTATCGCGAACTTAGACGGCAAGATGTGCAACAGCTCCAGCCAGGTATATAAAGGCGTGGCTGAAGGGGAATATGTGGTCGGCTTAACCTGGGAAGATCCTGCTGCCAACTATGTTAAGGAAGGTGCCGCAGTAGAAGTTATATTCCCGGTAGAAGGAGCCATCTTCCCCGGAGAATCCGTACAGATTCTAAAAGACTGCAAGCATCCGGAAAATGCAAAGAAATTTGTAGATTACATGCTGTCTGAAAAGATTCAGAATGCAGTCGGTTCCACACTGACCGTAAGACCGCTGAGAAAAGACGCCACTCTGGCTGACTATATGAAACCTCAAAGCGAGATTAAATTATTTGATAACTATGATGAAGGATGGGTAGCAGAACACAAATTAGAGATCACCAATCTGTTCAGTGAGCACATGGAAACATCTATGGATTAA
- a CDS encoding ABC transporter ATP-binding protein: MGVAISIENAVKRFGKDTIINGLSLDIKPGEFFTLLGPSGCGKTTLLRMIIGFNSIEGGEIKVDQKVINNIPTNKRNMGMVFQNYAIFPHMSVKDNVAFGLKNRKIPASQIDAQVDEILKIVKIDHLKNRMPAKLSGGQQQRVALARAIVIHPEVLLMDEPLSNLDAKLRVEMRNAIKRIQQQIGITTVYVTHDQEEALAVSDRIAVMNGGVIQQIDTPKNIYQRPANLFVSTFIGLSNILSGITSVKNGETSIQIQDYTVPMDHLSNEVKDGQNIKVSVRPEEFIINQADGDGIPGTVKSSVFLGITTHYFVTLANGQEIEVIQNSDIWDIIPDGSDIRLAVQPQKINVYTEDGNKNLVVRRDQV; the protein is encoded by the coding sequence ATGGGAGTAGCTATCAGTATAGAAAACGCAGTAAAACGATTTGGAAAAGATACCATTATCAATGGATTATCCCTGGATATTAAACCTGGAGAGTTCTTCACCCTGTTAGGGCCATCCGGCTGCGGCAAGACGACCCTGCTTCGAATGATCATAGGCTTTAACAGCATCGAAGGCGGTGAAATCAAGGTAGACCAGAAGGTAATCAACAACATCCCCACCAACAAACGAAACATGGGTATGGTCTTCCAGAACTATGCCATTTTTCCTCACATGTCAGTCAAGGACAATGTGGCTTTTGGACTGAAAAACAGAAAAATACCTGCATCACAAATCGATGCCCAGGTGGATGAAATCTTAAAAATTGTTAAAATTGATCATTTAAAAAATCGTATGCCCGCCAAGCTGTCAGGCGGCCAGCAGCAGCGAGTCGCCTTAGCGCGTGCCATCGTCATCCATCCCGAAGTTCTTCTGATGGATGAACCGTTGTCAAACCTGGATGCGAAACTTCGTGTGGAGATGAGAAATGCCATTAAGCGGATACAGCAGCAGATAGGCATCACCACCGTATATGTAACTCATGACCAGGAGGAGGCTCTGGCTGTATCAGACCGGATCGCAGTCATGAACGGCGGTGTTATCCAGCAGATCGATACGCCTAAGAACATCTACCAGCGCCCTGCAAACCTGTTTGTATCTACCTTTATCGGCTTATCCAATATCCTGTCCGGCATAACATCGGTGAAAAACGGTGAAACTTCCATTCAGATTCAGGATTATACCGTTCCTATGGATCATTTAAGCAATGAGGTAAAAGACGGTCAGAATATCAAGGTATCCGTTCGCCCCGAAGAATTCATCATCAATCAGGCAGACGGCGACGGCATCCCTGGGACAGTAAAAAGCAGTGTATTTCTTGGCATTACCACCCATTATTTTGTTACCCTGGCAAACGGCCAGGAAATTGAAGTCATTCAAAATTCCGATATCTGGGATATCATTCCGGATGGCTCTGACATCCGTCTTGCTGTACAGCCTCAAAAGATCAACGTTTATACCGAAGACGGAAATAAAAATCTTGTGGTTAGGAGGGATCAGGTATGA
- a CDS encoding ABC transporter permease, with product MRYAGEKKFNIWVAMALGILGLFLIFVVYPLILILYKSVLSEDGSFSLAYFGKFFARKYYWSTLVNSFKVTIVSTLLAAVLGLVMAYVLRSVRIRGSKYLNILIVMSYLSPPFIGAYAWIQLLGRNGFITKILNDLFHVKLNGIYGFAGIVLVFSLQSFPLVYMYISGALKNLDNSLNEAAESLGCSAMQRVVQVIVPLVMPTMLASSLLVFMRVFSDFGTPMLIGEGYKTFPVLMYSQFMGEVSTDDHFAAALCVIIIGITLLLFFFQRYLGNRYTYSMTALKPMEAEHCTGLKNVLSHLFVYLVVLIAILPQLTVIFTSFLATGGGSVYTGGFSLDNYRNTLFSKNNNGAIFNTYLFGLCAIAIVVVLGILISYLTVRKKSILTNILDTVTMFPYIIPGSVLGISFLYAFNTKPFLLSGTALIIVISLSIRRMPYTIRSSTAIIGQISPSVEEAAISLGCSETKSFAKITVPMMMSGVLSGAIMSWITLISELSSSIILYTSKTQTLTVAIYAEVIRSNFGNAAAYSTILTLTSILSLLLFFKLTGSNDISI from the coding sequence ATGAGATATGCCGGCGAAAAGAAGTTCAATATCTGGGTAGCTATGGCACTGGGGATTCTCGGCCTTTTTCTCATCTTCGTAGTCTACCCCTTAATTCTGATATTATATAAGAGCGTGCTGTCCGAGGATGGTTCCTTCAGTCTTGCATATTTCGGTAAATTCTTCGCCAGAAAATACTACTGGAGCACCCTGGTAAACAGTTTTAAAGTCACCATTGTTTCCACCCTGCTGGCGGCTGTTCTGGGTCTGGTTATGGCATATGTTTTGCGAAGTGTACGAATCAGAGGAAGTAAGTATTTAAATATCCTGATCGTCATGTCCTATCTTTCTCCACCATTTATCGGAGCTTATGCCTGGATCCAGTTACTGGGGCGCAATGGATTTATCACCAAAATCTTAAATGATCTGTTTCATGTGAAGTTAAACGGCATTTATGGATTTGCAGGAATTGTACTTGTATTCTCTCTGCAATCCTTTCCACTGGTTTATATGTATATCTCAGGCGCTCTTAAGAACCTGGATAACTCCTTAAATGAAGCCGCTGAAAGCCTGGGCTGCAGTGCTATGCAGAGAGTGGTTCAAGTGATCGTGCCACTGGTCATGCCCACCATGCTTGCCAGTTCCTTACTGGTGTTTATGAGAGTCTTCTCCGACTTTGGTACCCCTATGCTGATCGGTGAAGGTTATAAGACATTCCCGGTTTTGATGTACAGCCAGTTTATGGGCGAGGTCAGCACCGATGACCATTTTGCTGCTGCTCTCTGCGTCATTATCATCGGCATCACCCTGCTGTTATTTTTCTTCCAGCGCTATCTGGGAAACCGATACACCTATTCCATGACCGCACTAAAACCCATGGAAGCAGAACATTGCACTGGTCTTAAAAATGTATTATCCCATTTGTTTGTATACCTGGTAGTCCTCATCGCCATTCTTCCGCAGCTGACCGTTATCTTCACTTCCTTCCTGGCTACCGGAGGAGGAAGCGTATACACCGGAGGCTTCTCGCTTGATAACTACCGAAACACACTGTTTTCCAAGAATAACAACGGTGCTATTTTCAACACCTATTTATTCGGACTGTGTGCCATCGCTATTGTTGTGGTGCTGGGAATATTGATCTCGTACCTGACTGTACGAAAAAAATCAATATTAACTAATATCCTTGATACGGTCACTATGTTCCCCTATATCATACCAGGCTCTGTACTGGGTATCTCATTTTTATATGCTTTTAACACAAAACCGTTTCTCCTCAGCGGCACCGCCCTCATTATTGTCATCTCACTGTCCATCCGGCGTATGCCCTATACCATCCGTTCCAGTACTGCCATCATCGGACAGATCAGTCCCAGTGTGGAGGAAGCCGCCATCAGTCTGGGCTGTTCAGAGACGAAGTCATTTGCAAAAATTACAGTTCCAATGATGATGTCCGGTGTATTATCCGGCGCCATTATGAGCTGGATCACTTTGATCAGTGAGCTGAGTTCATCCATCATACTCTATACCAGCAAGACCCAGACGCTTACCGTAGCTATATACGCGGAGGTTATAAGAAGCAACTTTGGTAATGCTGCTGCTTACTCTACTATCTTAACTCTGACCAGTATTCTATCGCTGCTTTTATTCTTCAAACTAACGGGCAGCAATGATATCAGCATTTAG